One Acinetobacter colistiniresistens DNA segment encodes these proteins:
- a CDS encoding DUF6670 family protein yields MKKQLPPTSLTSKIMGKSLLLAQGTLDKAVKYSTLPFSEPEIIRPRTEEKFYTWTHYGVFFPLLPEPHRYLNIMILLGTPGALAFDHDDITVGDPRKTATFFSSTAAVDEHLLKAYIIPEETNIQDNGTLIELGEEVSIQGTLPNIHLKGSYHGLSFEFDLDVTDQISWFIKTPIYDHFSLLANFKGQLEYQGKTTPAEGLCTYEYARAAGAHGVVKKLLPEPYKLPLDFFTYQIINLTETTQLLLTKADILGQPAAYSLHVRHTDQPAEIYTKVEFKVIAHQVDDYVSPSGKKMRLPQLFSWSVKDDADQKVLEITAEIDSPFRYGHGVGYASAYTFTGEYLNKPVQGRGYIEYVDVEDQNAFKQ; encoded by the coding sequence ATGAAGAAACAATTGCCACCAACCTCCCTGACCAGCAAAATCATGGGCAAAAGCTTATTGCTTGCACAAGGTACGCTCGATAAAGCCGTCAAATATTCTACCCTTCCGTTTTCGGAACCTGAAATTATCCGCCCACGTACAGAAGAAAAATTTTATACCTGGACGCATTATGGAGTTTTCTTTCCACTGCTCCCAGAACCTCATCGTTATTTAAATATTATGATTTTGTTGGGTACGCCTGGCGCATTGGCTTTTGACCATGATGACATTACTGTGGGTGACCCGAGAAAAACCGCAACTTTCTTTTCTAGCACGGCTGCTGTAGATGAACATCTGTTAAAAGCCTACATCATTCCAGAAGAAACCAATATCCAAGACAATGGCACATTGATCGAACTTGGCGAAGAAGTTTCTATTCAAGGCACATTACCGAATATTCATCTCAAAGGCAGCTATCATGGGCTCAGCTTTGAGTTTGATTTGGATGTCACAGACCAAATTTCATGGTTTATTAAAACCCCGATCTATGATCATTTTAGTCTATTGGCGAACTTTAAAGGTCAGCTTGAGTATCAAGGTAAAACCACCCCTGCCGAAGGCTTATGTACTTATGAATATGCCCGTGCAGCAGGTGCACATGGCGTGGTGAAAAAACTCCTGCCTGAACCCTATAAATTGCCTTTAGACTTTTTCACTTATCAAATTATTAATTTAACCGAGACCACCCAGTTACTGCTCACCAAAGCCGATATTCTGGGGCAACCTGCGGCCTATAGTCTGCACGTCCGTCATACCGACCAACCAGCAGAAATCTATACCAAGGTCGAATTTAAGGTGATTGCCCATCAAGTTGATGATTATGTTTCCCCGAGCGGCAAGAAAATGCGTTTACCGCAACTGTTCTCTTGGTCAGTCAAAGATGATGCTGATCAAAAGGTTCTCGAGATCACTGCGGAAATTGATAGTCCATTCCGTTATGGTCATGGTGTTGGTTATGCCAGTGCTTATACCTTCACAGGGGAATATTTAAATAAACCCGTTCAAGGTCGTGGTTATATCGAATATGTGGATGTAGAAGATCAGAACGCATTTAAACAATAA
- a CDS encoding amino acid permease, with product MSQDKDKQLLEGDLLGSQHMTQQDEEKLQRSLTNRHIQMIAIGGAIGTGLFMGSGKTLSVSGTSIILTYLIIGFFFFFVMRAMGELLLANTNFKTFADFATAYIGPWAGFFLGWSYWCNWIITAIADVIVIGGYMQFWYPDVPVWIPAFTSLAILTILNFVAVRMFGELEFWFSLIKIAAIIMFILAGIYLISTGFTSPSGVKASMSHVFETQSMFPYGVTGFLAGFQIAIFAFVGIELVGTTAAETKDPHKSLPKAINSIPLRILLFYVGALVCIIAVTSWAKISPEKSPFVEMFSLIGLPIAAGLVNFVVATSALSSANSGIFATSRMLYGLALDNDAPKSFSKLSKRKVPICGLVFSMTCVTIGTSILFIVPNVMTAFTIISALTSILCIFTFMLIILSYICYRKKFPELHQQSKFKMPGGLVMAWFTMSFLVFTIVILALDHDTLIALAFSPVWFIGLLIAYRRKKKKMLQLDLLKARAVDYV from the coding sequence ATGAGTCAGGATAAAGATAAGCAGCTTCTGGAAGGAGATCTGCTTGGTAGTCAACATATGACTCAGCAGGATGAAGAAAAATTACAACGCTCTTTAACCAATCGTCATATTCAGATGATTGCCATTGGCGGTGCAATTGGTACGGGACTATTTATGGGCTCTGGTAAGACCCTAAGTGTTTCGGGTACCTCCATTATTTTAACTTATTTAATTATTGGCTTTTTCTTTTTCTTTGTGATGCGGGCGATGGGTGAACTGTTGCTGGCAAATACCAATTTTAAGACTTTTGCTGATTTTGCAACAGCGTATATCGGTCCGTGGGCTGGCTTTTTTCTCGGATGGTCGTATTGGTGCAACTGGATTATTACCGCAATTGCAGATGTGATTGTGATAGGAGGGTATATGCAGTTCTGGTATCCCGATGTTCCTGTCTGGATTCCTGCTTTTACCTCCTTAGCCATTCTTACGATTCTGAATTTTGTTGCGGTTCGCATGTTTGGTGAGTTGGAGTTTTGGTTCTCATTGATCAAAATCGCCGCCATTATTATGTTTATTCTGGCAGGGATTTATTTAATCAGTACTGGTTTTACTTCGCCGAGTGGTGTCAAAGCGTCGATGAGTCATGTATTTGAAACTCAGTCGATGTTCCCCTATGGGGTTACTGGCTTTTTAGCTGGTTTCCAGATTGCGATTTTTGCCTTTGTTGGTATTGAATTGGTTGGAACCACAGCGGCTGAAACCAAAGACCCACATAAGTCATTACCTAAAGCGATTAACTCGATTCCATTGCGTATTTTACTTTTCTATGTCGGTGCATTGGTTTGTATTATCGCAGTTACATCGTGGGCAAAAATTTCACCAGAAAAAAGCCCATTTGTGGAAATGTTTTCCTTGATTGGATTGCCGATTGCAGCAGGCTTGGTCAATTTTGTGGTGGCGACTTCTGCACTTTCTTCAGCGAATAGCGGTATTTTTGCGACCAGTCGAATGCTTTACGGTCTGGCTTTGGACAATGATGCACCAAAAAGTTTTAGTAAATTGTCGAAAAGAAAGGTGCCGATTTGCGGTCTGGTTTTTTCAATGACTTGTGTCACCATTGGAACCTCGATTTTATTTATTGTACCGAATGTCATGACGGCGTTTACCATTATTTCAGCTCTGACGTCGATTCTATGTATTTTTACTTTTATGTTGATAATTTTGTCTTATATCTGCTATCGGAAAAAATTCCCAGAGTTGCATCAACAGTCTAAATTTAAAATGCCAGGTGGCTTGGTTATGGCATGGTTCACTATGTCATTTTTGGTGTTTACCATTGTGATCTTGGCTTTAGATCACGATACACTGATTGCGCTGGCTTTTTCGCCCGTGTGGTTCATCGGCTTGCTGATTGCATATCGTCGTAAAAAGAAAAAAATGCTGCAACTGGATCTGTTAAAAGCAAGAGCGGTTGATTATGTTTAA
- a CDS encoding TetR/AcrR family transcriptional regulator, with translation MSKSANKILHTAEKLFYENSFVGVGVDLIRDESGCSKTTMYTYFKNKNQLVKSVLKARDEKFRNSLLDYVADATGREALSRLIDWHLLWFQEDNFKGCLFVRAVAESHLGDQEIISVSKQHKVWIRNLITAYLHAYPKAEMLIEVSYTLIEGLISRFLVEGYDANVAAQIKASIQQMIDAFNPTAD, from the coding sequence ATGTCAAAGTCAGCCAATAAAATTTTGCATACCGCAGAAAAATTATTTTATGAAAATAGTTTTGTTGGAGTGGGGGTTGACCTGATTCGAGACGAGTCTGGCTGTTCAAAAACCACCATGTACACCTATTTTAAAAATAAAAATCAATTGGTGAAATCCGTCTTAAAGGCGCGGGATGAAAAGTTTAGAAACAGCCTGCTGGATTATGTTGCGGATGCAACAGGACGAGAGGCGTTGAGCAGGCTGATCGATTGGCATTTATTATGGTTTCAAGAAGATAACTTTAAAGGTTGCTTGTTCGTAAGAGCGGTCGCTGAGTCGCATTTGGGCGATCAAGAGATCATCTCCGTGTCAAAACAACACAAAGTTTGGATTCGAAACTTAATCACAGCATATCTGCATGCTTATCCAAAAGCAGAGATGTTGATTGAAGTAAGCTATACCTTAATTGAAGGATTGATTAGTCGCTTTTTGGTGGAAGGTTATGATGCAAACGTAGCAGCGCAGATCAAGGCATCTATTCAGCAAATGATCGATGCATTTAATCCAACAGCAGATTAA
- a CDS encoding HPP family protein yields the protein MLSLFNGREHLAPMPQSIDVIRSLIGGTLSILILIFLSKLTHNLFIMAPFGATCVILYAVSQSPLAQPRNVILGHFVSAFIGLLFLKVFGVSTLSIALSVGCAIAAMQILRCVHPPAGANPLVILLTADTIQYHWNFLFFPVLLGSIALVLVAWLVNNLKSEKKWPVYGLAFIHSKKNLQ from the coding sequence ATGTTATCTTTATTCAACGGTAGAGAACATCTCGCCCCCATGCCCCAATCCATTGATGTCATAAGAAGTCTCATCGGTGGAACATTGAGTATCTTGATCTTAATTTTCCTTAGTAAGCTCACCCACAATCTATTTATCATGGCACCATTCGGTGCAACCTGCGTTATTCTCTATGCGGTATCACAATCGCCTTTAGCACAACCTCGTAATGTGATTTTGGGGCATTTTGTCTCGGCTTTTATTGGCCTACTGTTTCTTAAAGTGTTTGGTGTCTCGACACTGAGCATTGCGCTGTCTGTTGGCTGTGCCATCGCAGCCATGCAAATTTTGCGCTGTGTGCATCCACCCGCTGGCGCAAATCCATTGGTAATTTTACTGACGGCAGATACCATTCAATATCATTGGAATTTCTTATTCTTCCCTGTGCTCTTAGGCTCAATTGCATTGGTGCTGGTTGCATGGCTGGTCAACAATCTAAAATCCGAGAAGAAATGGCCTGTGTATGGATTGGCTTTTATCCACAGTAAAAAGAATCTTCAATAA
- the astA gene encoding arginine N-succinyltransferase, protein MMLIRYIQQKDIHDLYQLAQKAGFGLTSLQPDMEILAARIDRAIKTVEGKLDKSEQGYLFALEDTTLHKVVGVCGIEVALGLKEPWYNFHVGTQVHSSEPLNVYKSLPTLYLSNNHTNCSELCTLFLDPDYRLNKNGKFLSKVRFLFLSAFRQYFEETIVAEMRGFSDENGRSPFWDAVGHKFFDMEFSKADYLSGTGKKAFIAELMPRHPLYVDMLPDEAKAVIAAVHPNTVPAYNLLIEEGLRYKGYVDIFDAGATLQADIENLRAIKDSHAVTVKIEPSDHIILGNDPYIIANDDYKNFRALLIYSQPDTNQVKLDPEQAHQLHVKEGASARMLNINIPKKN, encoded by the coding sequence ATGATGCTGATTCGTTATATCCAGCAAAAAGATATCCATGATCTTTATCAACTGGCGCAAAAAGCTGGTTTTGGTTTAACCTCTTTGCAACCCGATATGGAAATACTGGCTGCACGGATAGATCGAGCAATTAAGACGGTCGAAGGCAAATTAGACAAGTCGGAGCAGGGCTATTTATTTGCCTTAGAAGATACCACACTGCATAAAGTGGTGGGTGTATGTGGAATCGAGGTGGCCCTAGGTTTAAAAGAGCCTTGGTATAACTTTCACGTCGGTACGCAAGTGCACTCTTCAGAGCCATTAAATGTCTATAAATCATTACCGACCTTATATTTAAGTAATAACCATACCAACTGTAGTGAGTTATGTACTTTATTTTTAGACCCTGATTATCGTTTAAATAAGAATGGCAAATTTTTATCCAAGGTTCGGTTCTTGTTTCTTTCGGCCTTTAGACAATATTTTGAAGAAACGATTGTGGCGGAGATGCGGGGCTTTTCGGATGAAAATGGCCGTTCACCCTTTTGGGATGCAGTCGGGCATAAATTCTTTGATATGGAATTTAGCAAAGCCGATTATTTAAGTGGAACAGGCAAAAAGGCCTTCATCGCAGAGCTGATGCCGCGGCATCCACTTTATGTCGATATGTTACCTGATGAGGCCAAGGCTGTGATTGCTGCAGTCCATCCCAATACGGTACCTGCCTATAATCTTTTGATTGAAGAAGGTCTGCGTTATAAGGGCTATGTCGATATCTTTGATGCAGGTGCAACTTTGCAAGCCGATATTGAAAACTTAAGAGCGATCAAAGACAGCCATGCGGTGACGGTAAAGATTGAGCCATCTGATCACATCATTCTAGGTAATGATCCTTATATCATTGCCAATGACGATTATAAAAATTTTCGCGCTCTCCTCATTTACAGCCAGCCAGATACAAACCAAGTGAAATTAGATCCTGAGCAGGCTCATCAGTTACATGTGAAAGAAGGAGCATCGGCACGGATGCTCAATATCAATATTCCAAAGAAAAATTGA
- a CDS encoding ATP-binding protein, producing the protein MAILDLPESILQSLSSVLTQLQQTLPALKQPTDFSAIAFRWENQQLVAIQQPKEMHLEDLKGIERQKDKIIQNTLQFLNGLPANDVLLTGSRGTGKSSIVRALLTQYSAQGLRLIEIERDDLSDLPKIQKLIEHRPEKFIVYCDDLAFNAEDENYRSLKSVLDGSLQSGSSNFIIYATSNRRHLLPEFMHENTPVRKVDVPQYTELHPQEAIEEKISLSDRFGLWLSFYPMDQQLYLAIVEHYIVKANLDYNDLVRGESLKWCQARGQRSGRAAYQFSKHWIGSQNLEKLPNRISP; encoded by the coding sequence ATGGCTATCCTTGATTTACCCGAGTCTATTCTTCAATCTTTATCCAGCGTATTAACACAGCTGCAGCAAACGCTGCCTGCACTAAAACAACCCACTGATTTTTCTGCAATTGCTTTCCGTTGGGAAAATCAACAATTGGTTGCAATACAGCAGCCCAAAGAAATGCACCTTGAAGATCTAAAAGGAATTGAGCGCCAAAAAGACAAAATCATTCAAAATACGCTGCAGTTTCTGAATGGTTTACCAGCCAATGATGTATTACTGACAGGTTCTCGCGGTACAGGGAAATCATCGATTGTACGTGCCCTACTGACTCAATATTCAGCTCAAGGGCTACGTTTGATTGAGATTGAACGCGATGATTTGTCGGATTTACCCAAGATTCAAAAGCTGATTGAACATCGTCCTGAAAAATTCATCGTCTATTGTGATGATCTGGCTTTTAATGCTGAAGATGAAAATTACCGCAGCTTAAAAAGTGTGCTGGATGGTTCTTTACAATCAGGTTCAAGTAACTTCATTATTTATGCCACCAGTAATCGCCGCCACCTGCTACCTGAATTTATGCATGAAAATACCCCTGTGCGTAAAGTCGATGTACCGCAATATACCGAGTTGCATCCGCAGGAAGCAATTGAGGAAAAAATTTCACTTTCAGATCGTTTTGGCCTATGGTTGTCTTTCTACCCAATGGATCAGCAACTCTATTTAGCAATCGTTGAACACTATATTGTGAAGGCCAATTTGGACTATAACGATCTGGTTCGTGGTGAAAGTTTGAAGTGGTGTCAGGCTCGTGGCCAACGCTCTGGTCGTGCTGCTTACCAGTTCTCAAAACATTGGATTGGTTCACAAAATCTAGAAAAATTACCCAATAGAATAAGTCCGTAA
- a CDS encoding TetR/AcrR family transcriptional regulator — protein MSSKSAKQKILDAAATLFYNDGISNTGINSITEKANVAKMSLYNNFATKSDLITCYIEARHQEWLYLYEKRKVQIQTPIEGILAVFDAYQDHAEFAYEKGFRGCGLLNAAAEFPAHSPERLAVKQHKDEIEAILAGHLQQLSITPQRVNELALLLSFILEGSIARAGLESASDKVFAAKHMVHNLLEQEVAK, from the coding sequence ATGAGCTCAAAATCAGCAAAACAAAAAATTCTGGATGCAGCAGCAACCCTGTTTTATAACGATGGCATCAGTAACACAGGCATCAACAGCATTACAGAGAAAGCCAATGTCGCCAAAATGTCGCTGTACAATAACTTTGCGACTAAATCAGACTTAATCACCTGTTATATCGAAGCCCGTCATCAGGAATGGCTGTATTTGTATGAAAAAAGAAAAGTGCAAATCCAAACCCCAATTGAGGGTATTTTGGCGGTTTTTGATGCTTATCAAGATCATGCCGAATTTGCCTATGAAAAAGGCTTCCGTGGTTGTGGCTTACTCAATGCAGCCGCCGAATTTCCCGCACATAGTCCTGAACGTTTGGCGGTTAAGCAGCATAAAGATGAAATTGAAGCGATTTTAGCGGGTCATTTGCAGCAACTCAGTATCACCCCACAGCGGGTAAATGAGCTGGCACTGCTGCTTTCATTTATCTTGGAAGGTTCAATTGCCCGTGCCGGTTTAGAAAGTGCCAGTGACAAAGTATTTGCCGCTAAACACATGGTTCACAACCTCTTAGAACAAGAGGTTGCAAAGTGA
- the purB gene encoding adenylosuccinate lyase: MNALTALSPLDGRYASKCDALRPFLSEFGLIHARVTVEVRWLQALANRAEIIEVAPFSNETNAALDAIVADFSEQDANRIKEIERTTNHDVKAVEYFLKEKIANIDELQNAGEFIHFACTSEDINNLSHALMLKNGREVLVSSMKQILNAISALAITHADQPMLSRTHGQTASPTTLGKEMANVAYRLARQIKQFENVELLGKINGAVGNYNAHLSAYPEIDWAAHAQAFVESLGLSFNPYTTQIEPHDYMAELFDALRRYNTILIDFNRDVWGYISLGYFKQKLKDGEVGSSTMPHKVNPIDFENSEGNLGIANAVLGHLGEKLPVSRWQRDLTDSTVLRNMGVGFAQSLIAFDACLKGIGKLELNAARLDEDLNQAQEVLAEPIQTVMRRYNVEKPYEKLKALTRGQAMTRDMMVNFVKGDELAQVPEDERTRLAELTPATYTGNAAEQAKQINDLISKI, from the coding sequence ATGAATGCTTTAACCGCACTCTCGCCACTTGATGGACGTTACGCTAGCAAATGCGATGCCCTACGCCCTTTTTTGTCTGAGTTTGGTTTAATCCACGCTCGTGTCACGGTTGAAGTGCGTTGGTTACAAGCACTTGCAAATCGTGCAGAAATCATCGAAGTTGCGCCATTTTCAAATGAAACCAATGCTGCTTTAGATGCGATTGTTGCAGATTTCTCTGAACAAGATGCAAACCGCATTAAAGAAATTGAACGCACCACTAACCACGATGTAAAAGCAGTTGAATACTTCCTTAAAGAAAAAATTGCCAACATCGATGAATTACAGAATGCAGGTGAATTTATTCACTTTGCTTGTACCTCTGAAGACATCAATAACTTGTCTCATGCGCTTATGTTGAAAAATGGTCGTGAGGTTCTCGTTTCAAGCATGAAACAAATTCTCAATGCGATCTCAGCTTTGGCGATTACACATGCCGACCAACCGATGTTGTCTCGTACACACGGTCAAACTGCAAGCCCAACCACTTTGGGTAAAGAGATGGCAAACGTTGCTTATCGTTTAGCGCGCCAGATCAAACAATTTGAAAATGTTGAGTTATTGGGCAAGATTAATGGTGCTGTCGGTAACTATAACGCCCACCTTTCTGCCTACCCAGAAATTGACTGGGCTGCACATGCACAAGCATTCGTTGAGTCTTTAGGTTTAAGCTTCAACCCGTACACCACACAAATCGAGCCACATGACTATATGGCTGAATTGTTTGATGCTTTACGCCGTTACAACACCATCTTGATCGACTTTAACCGTGATGTTTGGGGTTATATCTCTCTCGGTTACTTCAAACAAAAGTTAAAAGATGGCGAAGTGGGTTCTTCAACTATGCCACACAAAGTAAACCCGATCGACTTTGAAAACTCTGAAGGTAACCTGGGTATTGCCAATGCTGTCTTGGGTCACCTTGGTGAAAAACTTCCAGTTTCGCGCTGGCAGCGTGACTTAACCGACTCAACTGTATTACGTAATATGGGTGTTGGTTTTGCGCAAAGCTTGATTGCGTTTGATGCCTGCTTAAAAGGGATTGGTAAACTTGAATTGAATGCTGCACGTTTAGACGAAGATTTAAACCAAGCACAAGAAGTTCTTGCTGAACCAATTCAAACGGTTATGCGTCGTTATAACGTTGAAAAGCCATACGAAAAATTAAAAGCGCTTACCCGTGGTCAGGCTATGACACGCGACATGATGGTAAACTTCGTGAAAGGTGATGAACTTGCGCAAGTTCCAGAAGATGAACGTACTCGTTTAGCTGAGCTTACTCCTGCAACTTATACTGGTAATGCAGCTGAACAAGCAAAACAAATCAATGATTTGATCAGCAAGATCTAA
- a CDS encoding DUF3336 domain-containing protein, translating into MFNRVQEKKNTYQSYRVDVLQERLRHTSSYDEWKDIALKLDEESGKEAWKYDNESPYFDAEILSKRYNLLKKYRTQHRTLDLIYVLREGLSYDFANIGHPMLFAETYFGTKKIIENYVEEMSDCLRYLASSECITFQLKEKIQFFEECQKAYGQPALMFSGGATLGLFHTGVCKALLEQDLMPQVLSGSSAGAIMTGMLGVSTPDKVPELLQGEHFFSDAFKFRKISELVRGRGGVADVMYLKKFLMQNLGDVTFAEAYKQSKRHINIVIAPYNTAQNPRIMNALTAPNVLVWSAVLASCAVPVLFPPVHLTSKRYDGQHTPYLANTKWVDGSMRSDFPQEKMARLYNINYTIASQVNPHIVPFMQSDSERFRRDVLSWPERIIRHQGKTIAMDVMDLTRSYMGSFFPIRRMLDHGYGILGQRYYGDVNIIARYGLRHYSYMLKNPRPKLFKVLQQEGERATWPKIASIEIHARIGKTIEHCLTSLRKQDEKQQNEFYYVDL; encoded by the coding sequence ATGTTCAATAGAGTTCAGGAAAAAAAGAATACATATCAGTCGTATAGAGTTGATGTGTTGCAAGAACGCTTACGACATACCAGCTCATATGATGAATGGAAAGACATTGCACTAAAACTGGATGAAGAGTCGGGCAAAGAGGCCTGGAAATATGACAATGAGTCGCCTTATTTTGATGCGGAAATACTCTCTAAACGCTATAACTTATTAAAAAAATATCGAACCCAGCATCGAACGCTTGATCTGATCTATGTATTAAGAGAAGGGCTGTCTTATGACTTTGCTAATATTGGACATCCGATGCTATTTGCCGAAACCTATTTTGGCACGAAGAAAATTATTGAAAACTATGTTGAAGAAATGAGTGACTGTTTACGTTACTTGGCTTCGAGTGAATGTATTACGTTCCAGTTAAAAGAGAAAATTCAGTTTTTTGAGGAATGTCAAAAAGCCTATGGTCAACCTGCTTTAATGTTTTCTGGTGGTGCCACTTTGGGTTTATTTCATACCGGGGTCTGTAAGGCACTGTTAGAGCAAGACCTGATGCCGCAAGTTTTATCTGGCTCAAGTGCAGGCGCGATCATGACCGGCATGCTGGGAGTTTCCACACCCGATAAAGTGCCTGAATTGCTGCAAGGTGAACATTTTTTTAGTGATGCATTTAAGTTCAGAAAAATCAGTGAACTGGTTCGGGGTCGTGGCGGTGTTGCAGATGTGATGTATTTGAAAAAATTCCTGATGCAGAACTTGGGTGATGTCACCTTTGCCGAAGCATATAAACAGTCGAAACGCCATATTAATATTGTGATTGCACCATACAATACCGCACAAAACCCACGCATTATGAATGCATTAACTGCACCGAATGTATTGGTCTGGAGTGCGGTATTGGCTTCTTGTGCGGTGCCTGTATTATTTCCACCTGTGCATTTGACCAGTAAGCGCTATGATGGACAGCATACGCCGTATCTCGCCAATACCAAATGGGTGGATGGCAGTATGCGTAGTGATTTTCCGCAGGAGAAAATGGCTCGGCTATATAATATTAATTACACCATTGCCAGTCAGGTGAATCCACATATCGTGCCGTTTATGCAGAGTGATTCGGAAAGATTTCGTCGAGATGTATTGAGTTGGCCAGAAAGAATTATTCGCCATCAAGGTAAAACCATTGCGATGGATGTCATGGATTTAACCCGCAGCTATATGGGGAGTTTTTTCCCGATTCGCCGTATGCTCGATCATGGCTATGGGATTTTAGGGCAACGCTACTATGGCGATGTCAATATTATTGCCAGATATGGGCTACGACACTATAGCTATATGCTAAAAAATCCGCGCCCGAAACTGTTTAAAGTATTGCAACAAGAAGGCGAACGGGCAACTTGGCCGAAAATTGCCTCGATTGAAATCCATGCACGGATTGGTAAAACGATTGAGCATTGTTTAACATCATTGCGAAAGCAGGACGAAAAGCAGCAGAATGAGTTTTACTACGTGGATCTTTAA
- the hflD gene encoding high frequency lysogenization protein HflD, which produces MVELPFQHTQALNVRQNRALALAAVFQATQLTHMTAMAGQQSIGDSGNFYFELLIKASLNIRPTANNAKQTLDFFNQLADISLGLKTLEGCITQPFNTSPKSRVPKMSTAKLPMSYAMALLQLEKKVYSNPEYVKIIETAQQKILKQLSFFDNNYLHPSIIANLAQTYVETAGQINPRILVRGNAEAFKDINHTNRIRACLFTGLQLAHLWKQLGGSSWAMIFSKRKLLQDIQALARLQYQVV; this is translated from the coding sequence ATGGTCGAGTTACCCTTTCAGCACACTCAAGCGTTGAATGTTAGACAGAACCGTGCTCTGGCATTGGCTGCGGTCTTTCAAGCAACCCAGCTTACGCATATGACCGCAATGGCAGGTCAGCAAAGTATTGGCGATAGTGGTAATTTTTACTTTGAACTCTTGATCAAAGCCAGTCTGAATATCCGCCCGACCGCCAATAATGCCAAGCAAACCCTCGATTTCTTTAACCAGCTTGCTGATATTTCACTTGGTTTAAAAACATTAGAAGGTTGTATTACCCAACCTTTTAATACGTCACCCAAATCTCGTGTTCCCAAAATGTCCACCGCTAAACTGCCAATGTCCTATGCAATGGCCTTATTGCAACTGGAAAAGAAAGTCTACAGTAATCCCGAGTACGTCAAAATCATCGAAACCGCACAACAAAAAATCTTAAAGCAACTCTCATTTTTCGATAATAACTATCTACACCCAAGCATCATTGCCAATCTCGCACAGACCTATGTTGAAACCGCAGGACAGATTAATCCACGTATTTTAGTGCGTGGCAATGCCGAAGCTTTTAAAGACATCAACCATACCAACCGTATTCGTGCTTGCCTGTTTACAGGCTTGCAGTTGGCGCATTTATGGAAACAGCTCGGTGGTAGCTCTTGGGCGATGATCTTTAGCAAACGCAAGTTATTACAAGATATTCAAGCTCTCGCTCGTTTGCAGTATCAGGTGGTATAG
- a CDS encoding protein kinase domain-containing protein, protein MSFTTWIFNPNIQLEDLNLTTKAQSYAFGRRVYTFQVEQQAFWLKFHKLGTHSLLEQAFLQELVFYQQSAQALQLFLLPYQVIQLSYIATGLDLGGAEQGLLTVNSDAFFSDITVINDIEVVKQKIISALDALDALHQAGWIHADLKTEHFRLYEDTCRLIDFEQSFRAEQPIQTLDATPHYMAPELFHGAGKSIQSDLYALGIIVYEWLAQSRLKAKTYHDWAVLHCQQLHIQLPTEFEVFLPLLKGLTQKHVKQRFNSVLAAKNCLNNLDLP, encoded by the coding sequence ATGAGTTTTACTACGTGGATCTTTAATCCCAACATTCAACTTGAAGATTTAAATTTAACAACAAAAGCGCAAAGCTATGCCTTTGGGCGGCGTGTCTATACTTTTCAAGTGGAGCAACAAGCTTTTTGGCTTAAATTTCATAAGCTGGGGACTCATTCGCTTCTAGAACAGGCTTTTCTGCAGGAACTCGTGTTCTATCAGCAATCTGCTCAGGCGCTGCAATTGTTTTTATTGCCCTATCAAGTGATTCAATTAAGCTATATTGCAACAGGCTTAGATCTTGGGGGAGCTGAGCAGGGGCTGTTAACTGTCAATTCAGATGCATTTTTTAGTGATATCACGGTAATCAATGATATTGAAGTAGTAAAACAAAAGATTATAAGTGCATTAGATGCATTAGATGCCTTGCACCAAGCAGGCTGGATTCATGCTGACTTGAAGACTGAACATTTCCGTTTATATGAAGACACATGCCGGTTGATTGATTTTGAGCAATCTTTTAGAGCGGAACAACCCATCCAGACTTTAGATGCAACGCCACATTATATGGCACCAGAGCTTTTTCACGGGGCAGGCAAAAGCATTCAAAGTGATCTTTATGCTTTGGGTATCATTGTGTATGAATGGTTGGCTCAATCACGATTAAAGGCAAAGACTTATCACGACTGGGCCGTTTTGCATTGCCAACAGCTACATATTCAGCTTCCAACTGAATTTGAGGTTTTTCTTCCTTTATTGAAAGGGTTAACCCAAAAGCATGTTAAACAACGTTTTAATTCAGTCTTAGCGGCAAAAAACTGTCTAAACAACCTTGATTTGCCGTAA